One genomic region from Argentina anserina chromosome 2, drPotAnse1.1, whole genome shotgun sequence encodes:
- the LOC126784055 gene encoding uncharacterized protein LOC126784055, protein MNSNWFSQWNERRCEDDEDDEENDAHRRRDTTQVLAEAAGWLATNPLQQQPQWGGSVPGRATLHREREVAHQKILRDYFVADPVYPPEMFRRRYRMRREVFLRMLDDVQAADPYFRQSQDCAGRLGFSPHQKLTCAIRMLATACAVDSLDESFSMPQSTWKNCQVGWQDNFSGKSKKPTIVLEAVAGPDTWIWHAFFGIPGAQNDITVLGRSPLFDALVAGQSQQLNYNVNGTAYEFGYYLANGIYPKWATLVQSIKHPENDAEVYFSTKQEAYRKDVERAFGILQARFIIVRQPARGWERDSLLTIMLACIILHNMIVEDERDDYYNGESDDDEPNSNMSRRARAKIYDDPNLPRDPRTGHITMVEYMSRYRRVRSRAGNNNLRNDLVQHVWSNRRQ, encoded by the exons ATGAATTCCAATTGGTTTTCTCAATGGAATGAGAGGCGATGTGAAGACGATGAAGAcgatgaagaaaatgatgcACACAGAAGAAGAGATACAACACAGGTTTTAGCGGAAGCAGCTGGATGGTTAGCTACTAACCCACTCCAACAACAACCTCAGTGGGGCGGTTCTGTACCAGGCCGTGCTACTCTTCATCGAGAACGTGAGGTAGCTCATCAAAAAATATTAAGGGATTATTTTGTAGCTGACCCTGTATACCCTCCCGAAATGTTTAGACGACGTTACAGGATGAGGCGTGAAGTGTTCCTTCGCATGTTAGATGATGTGCAGGCAGCAGATCCATACTTTAGGCAGTCACAAGATTGTGCTGGGCGTCTAGGGTTCTCGCCTCACCAAAAATTGACATGCGCAATCCGAATGTTAGCCACTGCATGTGCAGTAGATTCTCTAGATGAATCCTTTTCTATGCCTCAATCAACA TGGAAGAATTGTCAAGTTGGATGGCAGGACAACTTTAGTGGAAAATCCAAAAAACCAACAATTGTTCTTGAAGCCGTAGCAGGTCCAGACACTTGGATTTGGCATGCATTCTTTGGAATTCCTGGAGCCCAAAATGACATCACTGTGCTCGGACGCTCACCACTTTTTGATGCTCTAGTAGCAGGTCAGTCACAACAACTTAACTATAATGTTAATGGCACTGCTTACGAATTTGGGTACTACCTTGCTAATGGCATCTACCCTAAGTGGGCAACACTTGTGCAATCAATTAAGCATCCAGAGAATGATGCAGAAGTGTACTTCTCCACTAAGCAGGAGGCATACCGAAAGGATGTAGAAAGAGCATTTGGTATTTTGCAAGCACGATTTATAATTGTGAGGCAACCTGCAAGAGGTTGGGAACGAGATTCATTATTGACAATCATGTTAGCTTGCATAATACTTcataacatgattgttgaggaTGAGCGAGATGACTACTATAATGGTGAGTCTGACGATGATGAGCCAAATTCAAATATGTCAAGAAGAGCTCGTGCAAAAATATATGATGACCCAAACTTACCGCGTGATCCAAGAACCGGACATATCACAATGGTTGAATACATGTCACGTTATCGAAGAGTACGCTCTCGTGCTGGAAATAATAATCTACGAAATGACCTTGTCCAACATGTTTGGTCAAACAGACGACAATAG